One genomic region from Diabrotica undecimpunctata isolate CICGRU chromosome 9, icDiaUnde3, whole genome shotgun sequence encodes:
- the LOC140450412 gene encoding uncharacterized protein has product MEEQRLVIFNEYWNVADLQRQRDFIASSLSPVAKSKYSNAKRSLNNAYYFHVLERKHRVCKTFFMSTLGITSRTIRTVSEKQKQKQTHGIIANEARGKHKKHKTRDHDILQAIMVHIQSIPRVESHYCRARTQKEYIEGTRTIAELYRDYKELCENKKVQCATYRTYYDVFTKQFNIDFYFPKKDQCDLCLEFRNASEQAKELIRHRYETHLQEKDLSRIERENDKKTGKYIVTFYFQATLPCPTGNASSFYYISKLNTYNLTFASFPDKEVSCYVWHEGEAKRGANEIGSCIWHFLNEINQKGINDSKMIDIIFYTDNCTGQNKNRFLFGLYSFAVHTLSNINVITHKYLIRGHTQNDADNVHSVIERQIIRYKKAAAIYVPEQYITLIRQAKKTGQPYKVHEFSHDDFLDIKDLTTSMGMKEIYKTSNGENVKISDIKVFEVRKDTPANFFCKISYAEDNFLNINMLCRRSNWNLQNLPFKKLYNRKLEISDKKKQGIISLMEKNIIPSFYHTFYLNL; this is encoded by the coding sequence ATGGAAGAACAACGACTAGTAATTTTTAACGAATATTGGAACGTAGCAGATCTACAAAGGCAAAGGGATTTTATTGCATCATCATTGAGTCCCGTAGCAAAATCAAAGTACAGTAATGCTAAACGCAGTCTAAATAATGCGTATTATTTTCATGTACTTGAAAGGAAACACCGTGtttgtaaaactttttttatgtCTACCTTAGGAATCACTTCAAGGACTATAAGAACAGTATCtgaaaaacaaaagcaaaaacaAACTCACGGTATTATTGCAAACGAAGCAAGAggaaaacacaaaaaacacaaaactaGGGACCATGATATTTTGCAAGCAATAATGGTTCACATTCAATCAATACCCCGGGTTGAGAGCCACTACTGCCGTGCACGGACCCAAAAAGAATATATAGAGGGAACGAGGACAATAGCCGAATTGTACAGGGATTATAAAGAATtatgtgaaaataaaaaagtacaatGTGCTACATACCGTACATACTACGATGTATTTACAAAGCAGTTTAATATagatttttattttccaaaaaaagatCAATGTGATCTATGCTTAGAGTTTCGAAACGCTTCTGAACAAGCTAAAGAGTTGATAAGACACAGGTATGAGACCCACTTGCAGGAAAAAGATCTTTCAAGAATAGAAAGGGAAAACGATAAAAAAACTGGAAAGTACAtagtaactttttattttcaagcTACCTTACCATGTCCCACTGGCAATGCATCCTCCTTCTACTATATTTCGAAACTGAATACGTATAATTTAACTTTTGCCAGTTTCCCTGACAAAGAAGTGTCGTGTTACGTTTGGCACGAGGGGGAAGCTAAAAGAGGTGCAAATGAGATTGGATCTTGTATATggcattttttaaatgaaataaatcaaAAAGGTATCAACGACTCAAAAATGATAGATATTATTTTCTATACTGATAATTGCACAGGGCAGAACAAAAACAGATTTCTTTTCGGTCTATATTCATTTGCTGTACACACATTGAGCAACATAAACGTTATCacacataaatatttaataagaggCCACACTCAAAATGATGCTGATAACGTTCATTCGGTAATAGAGCGACAAATAATACGATACAAAAAGGCTGCAGCTATTTATGTACCAGAACAGTACATTACACTTATCCGACAAGCGAAAAAAACAGGCCAACCTTACAAGGTTCACGAGTTTAGCCATGATGATTTTCTGGACATTAAAGATTTAACAACTAGCATGGGCATGAAAGAAATTTATAAGACTTCAAATGGGGAAAACGTAAAAATCTCTGATATTAAGGTATTTGAGGTCAGAAAAGACACACCTGCCAATTTCTTTTGTAAAATATCCTACGCAGAAGATAATTTTTTGAACATTAATATGCTTTGTAGAAGATCAAATTGGAATTTGCAGAATTTACcctttaaaaaattatacaatagGAAACTTGAAATATCTGATAAAAAGAAGCAGGGAATTATATCActaatggaaaaaaatataatccCAAGTTTCTACCACACTTTCTATTTAAACCTTTAA